The following are encoded in a window of Algiphilus aromaticivorans DG1253 genomic DNA:
- the serS gene encoding serine--tRNA ligase has translation MIDPKLLRTQTDTIAAQLARRGFTLDVAAFRELEERRKALQTESEQLQQQRNTRSKSIGQAKAAGQDIAPLLAEVEGMKQQMEAKGDELEAVQAEIEQLAMGLPNPPAEDVPDGADEADNVELRRWGEPRAAEGAQDHVAVGEGLGGLDFAQAAKLTGSRFNVMHGDVARLHRALVAFMMDLHSSEHGYEEVAVPFIVNEDSLRGTGNLPKFGEDLFRLEGEAPWYLIPTAEVPVTNLLRDEIVEAESLPRRWVAHTPCFRAEAGAAGRDTRGMIRQHQFEKVELVHAVKPEDSDAALEMLTGHAEAVLQRLNLPYRVIVLCTGDMGFAARKTYDIEVWLPSQDTYREISSCSNCGDFQARRMQARWRNPETRKPELLHTLNGSALAIGRALVAILENYQQADGSVLVPEVLQPYMGGRARIGG, from the coding sequence ATGATCGACCCCAAGCTGCTGCGCACGCAGACCGACACCATAGCCGCGCAGCTCGCTCGCCGCGGTTTCACGCTGGATGTGGCCGCTTTCCGCGAGCTGGAGGAACGCCGCAAGGCGCTGCAGACCGAGTCCGAGCAGCTGCAGCAACAGCGCAACACGCGTTCCAAGAGCATCGGCCAGGCGAAGGCGGCCGGTCAGGACATCGCGCCGCTGCTGGCCGAGGTCGAGGGCATGAAGCAGCAGATGGAAGCCAAAGGCGACGAGCTGGAGGCCGTGCAGGCCGAGATCGAGCAGCTGGCCATGGGGCTGCCGAATCCGCCGGCAGAGGACGTGCCGGACGGTGCCGACGAAGCCGACAACGTCGAGCTGCGCCGCTGGGGCGAGCCTAGAGCGGCCGAGGGCGCGCAGGATCACGTCGCGGTCGGCGAGGGCTTGGGCGGCCTGGACTTCGCGCAGGCTGCCAAGCTCACCGGCAGCCGTTTCAACGTCATGCACGGCGATGTCGCGCGACTGCACCGGGCGCTGGTGGCCTTCATGATGGATCTGCACAGCAGCGAGCACGGCTACGAGGAAGTGGCAGTGCCCTTCATCGTCAACGAGGACTCGTTGCGCGGTACCGGCAATCTGCCGAAGTTCGGCGAGGATCTGTTCCGGCTGGAGGGCGAGGCGCCCTGGTACCTGATTCCGACCGCCGAGGTGCCGGTGACGAATCTGCTGCGCGACGAGATTGTCGAGGCCGAATCGCTGCCGCGGCGCTGGGTGGCGCACACGCCCTGCTTCCGCGCCGAAGCGGGCGCGGCCGGGCGTGACACGCGCGGCATGATCCGCCAGCACCAGTTCGAGAAGGTCGAGCTGGTGCACGCCGTCAAGCCGGAGGATTCCGACGCGGCGCTGGAGATGCTTACCGGACATGCGGAAGCGGTGTTGCAGCGCCTCAATCTGCCCTATCGCGTCATCGTGCTGTGCACCGGCGACATGGGCTTTGCCGCGCGCAAGACCTACGACATCGAGGTCTGGCTGCCCTCGCAGGACACCTACCGCGAAATATCCTCCTGCTCGAACTGTGGCGACTTCCAGGCCCGGCGTATGCAGGCGCGCTGGCGCAACCCGGAGACGCGCAAGCCCGAGCTACTGCACACCCTCAACGGCTCGGCGCTGGCTATCGGCCGCGCTCTGGTGGCGATTCTCGAGAACTATCAACAGGCCGACGGCAGCGTCCTCGTGCCCGAGGTGCTGCAGCCCTACATGGGCGGTCGTGCGCGCATCGGCGGCTGA
- a CDS encoding fluoride efflux transporter FluC produces the protein MAVAAGSALGASLRLAVSMLTPAVWLGTLLVNVVGAALMGYAARYLLTAPRPRLQAFWLPGFCGGFTSLSSFSWEWLQLAHRIEAATPSGVLLLLAALAGASAAWIGGAALGWWIAGRRAESARAHR, from the coding sequence ATGGCCGTCGCCGCCGGCAGCGCGCTGGGGGCGAGCCTGCGGCTCGCCGTATCCATGCTCACGCCCGCCGTGTGGCTGGGCACGCTGCTTGTCAATGTCGTAGGTGCCGCGCTCATGGGCTACGCCGCGCGTTACCTGCTGACGGCTCCGCGCCCCCGGCTGCAGGCCTTTTGGCTGCCGGGCTTCTGTGGCGGCTTCACGAGCCTGTCCAGCTTCAGCTGGGAATGGCTGCAGTTGGCGCATCGCATCGAGGCCGCGACCCCGAGCGGTGTGCTCTTGTTGCTCGCTGCGCTCGCCGGCGCGAGCGCAGCCTGGATCGGTGGCGCGGCGCTGGGGTGGTGGATCGCCGGGCGCCGTGCGGAGTCTGCGCGCGCGCACCGGTAG
- a CDS encoding fluoride efflux transporter FluC yields MNALVMLAVPLAAAAGGLLRWFIAGRLDTPQGLPVGTWLVNLTGSAAIGALAGGFARWQIPLYGDAWLLVAGAGLGSFTTVSAFALHTVVLFDHQLRSAAIYVAATMLLCPLAAMAGFLLVFTP; encoded by the coding sequence ATGAATGCGCTTGTGATGCTTGCGGTGCCGCTGGCCGCCGCCGCGGGTGGATTGCTGCGCTGGTTCATCGCCGGGCGGCTCGACACGCCGCAAGGCCTCCCGGTCGGCACTTGGCTCGTGAACCTCACCGGCAGCGCCGCCATCGGCGCGCTCGCCGGCGGATTCGCGCGCTGGCAGATCCCGCTCTACGGCGACGCCTGGCTGCTGGTTGCAGGGGCCGGACTGGGCAGCTTCACGACGGTCTCGGCCTTCGCGCTGCACACGGTCGTGCTCTTCGATCATCAGCTCAGGTCGGCGGCGATCTACGTCGCGGCTACCATGCTGCTCTGCCCGCTGGCGGCCATGGCCGGATTCCTGCTGGTCTTTACCCCGTGA